CACCAGAGGCAATGGTCAAAAGTGTGCATAAGGTCACAAAAGACTTTATAAAGCGCAATAAATTTGTAACCCTTCTTGGCGGGGAACATTCGGTTTCTATCGGGACCATTCGTGCGTTCAATGAGTGTTTTGATAATTTGACCGTGTTGCATATTGATGCCCATGCGGATTTGCGCGAGTCTTACGAGGGTACAAAATTCAACCATGCCTGTGCCGTGCATGAGGCAAGCCAGACTACCAATTTGGTCCAAGTTGGTATTCGTTCCATGGATGCTATTGAAAAGACCTATATGGATGAAGAAAAAACCTTTTTCGCCCATGACATGGCCAATGATGAATATTGGATGGATAAAGTAATTGAAGCCCTAACGGACAATGTTTTCATAACTTTTGATTTGGACGCACTTGACCCATCCATTATGCCTTCTACTGGAACCCCTGAACCGGGCGGACTTTTTTGGTACGAGACTTTGGAGTTTTTAAAGCAGGTATTTGAAGAGAAGAATGTGGTAGGTTTTGATATGGTGGAGCTATGTCCCAATCCAGCCGATAAATCTTCTGACTTCTTGGCTGCCAAATTATACTATAAAATGTTGAGCTATAAGTTTATGGGACAGGATGTGGATGATAATTATGATAACACGTATGATATAGAATATAAAGGCGGTTCTACAAATTCAAAATTCGAGGATGACGAAGACTAAGGGGGCAATCTCCAATTTTATTGAAAAATACTATTTACACTTTAATGCGGCAGCCCTAGTAGATGCTGCCAAAGGCTATGAAGAGCAGCTGAACAATGGCGCCAAAATGTTGGTGTCCTTAGCTGGAGCTATGTCCACCGCAGAATTAGGTAAGATATTCGCCGAAATGATACGTCAGGACAAAGTACAGATCATTTCCTGTACCGGGGCTAACTTAGAAGAGGATATAATGAACTTGGTGGCACATTCGCATTACAAAAGAGTACCAAATTATCGAGATCTTACGCCTCAAGAAGAGTGGGACTTGTTGGAAAAAGGCTTGAACAGGGTTACGGACACGTGTATTCCGGAGGAAGAGGCTTTCCGTAGAATACAGGAACATATCGTAAAAATTTGGAAAGATGCCGAAGCCAAAGGAGAACGGTATCTACCGCACGAGTACATGTACAAACTGTTACTTTCCGGGGTATTGGAGCAATATTACGAAATTGATTTAAAGGATTCTTGGATGTACGCCGCTGCCGAAAAAAATCTCCCAATTATCTGTCCCGGATGGGAAGATAGCACCATGGGTAATATTTTTGCCTCGTATGTTTTGAAGGATGAACTTAAGGCCAGTACCATGAAATCGGGTATAGAATATATGACCTTTTTAGCTGATTGGTACACGGACAACTCTCAAAACGGTATAGGGTTTTTTCAAATTGGTGGAGGAATCGCTGGAGATTTCCCTATTTGTGTAGTTCCTATGTTGTATCAGGATATGGAGCGGACGGATACACCTTTCTGGAGTTATTTCTGTCAAATAAGTGATAGTACTACCAGTTACGGTTCCTATTCGGGTGCCGTACCCAATGAAAAAGATTACCTGGGGGAAATTGGACATTGATACCCCAAAATATATAATTGAAAGTGATGCGACAATTGTTGCTCCCCTAATTTTTGCTTACCTTTTGGACTTATAAATATGGACAAGAACGCACATTTGAAAAGAGTCATCGTAGACTTTAAAAAGCTTACTCCAGAAGTATTGAAACTTTTGGTAGAACGTTATCCCGATGGGTATGATGACCGCAATATCATCACCTTTAAGAATGGCCAAGGCGAACGTATTGAAGCCGTTGAGGTACTCACTCAAGACACTAAATACCTGGTTAAGATCAGTGCCAAACTGGAATATACCATGGAAAACTACGATGAGGATGACTACGAGGATTTTGAGGACGATGATCCAGAGGCAGTAGTGGAACCCGACCCGGAAGATATGGTGGACGGGGATGAAGACTAAATTTTACCGCGCCCTGGCATTTCTAAATCTACTTTAAACTTATTCCATCCCTTTAGGTGAACTGGTGCGTATTGTTCGTTGCCTTTCATAACCAACTTAATGCTATCATACTATTTCAAAAATGAAAATAGAAGAAATTGAAAATATTGAATTAAAGTTCTTGAGTCTTGATGATTATCAAGAACTTAAAATTGCCATGCTCGCCGCGTATATTAATATGCCCTGGGCTTATTGGAAGGAGGAGCATATCAAATCACTCATAGAAAAATTCCCGGAAGGCCAGGTCGTTATAAAAATAAACGGACAATTGGCAGGTGTTGCCCTATCAATAATCGTAGACTATGATGCTTATGATGATGAACATACCTACGAGCAGATTACCGGTAATTATTCCTTTAACACTCATAATAACGATGGGGATGTTCTCTACGGTATAGAAGTCTTTATCAAGCCACAGTTTCGTGGGCTACGATTGGGACGTAGATTGTACGATTATCGTAAAGAGCTCTGCGAAAAACTGAACCTGAAAAGTATAGTTTTTGGGGGACGCATGCCCAATTATCACGAATATGCAGATGAACTAACTCCAAAAGAGTACATTGCCAAAGTACGCCGCAAAGAAATTCAGGACCCTGTATTAAACTTTCAGATCAGTAACGATTTTCACCCTGCCAAAGTCATGAAGGGCTATCTGGAAGGCGATGCGGAATCGAATGATTTTGCGATTTTGATGGAGTGGGACAATATTTATTACCAAAAACCATCTAAAAAAGCGGCCACCAAAAAAACGATAATCCGTCTGGGTTTGATTCAATGGCAAATGCGGCCCTATAAGGATTTAGATGAACTGTTACAGCAAGCGGAGTATTTTGTAGATGCGGTAAGTGGTTACCGATCGGATTTTGCACTCTTCCCTGAATTTTTTAATGCTCCCTTAATGGCTAAGGACAATCATTTGTCCACGCCAGATGCAATTCGGGAACTGGCAAAACAT
This sequence is a window from Maribacter aestuarii. Protein-coding genes within it:
- the speB gene encoding agmatinase; its protein translation is MSTKNYAGIPDKFAQLETAKVILIPVPYDGTSTWGKGADKGPRAFLDASENMELYDIETDSEVYEQGIYLADAITEDSSPEAMVKSVHKVTKDFIKRNKFVTLLGGEHSVSIGTIRAFNECFDNLTVLHIDAHADLRESYEGTKFNHACAVHEASQTTNLVQVGIRSMDAIEKTYMDEEKTFFAHDMANDEYWMDKVIEALTDNVFITFDLDALDPSIMPSTGTPEPGGLFWYETLEFLKQVFEEKNVVGFDMVELCPNPADKSSDFLAAKLYYKMLSYKFMGQDVDDNYDNTYDIEYKGGSTNSKFEDDED
- a CDS encoding bifunctional GNAT family N-acetyltransferase/carbon-nitrogen hydrolase family protein — its product is MKIEEIENIELKFLSLDDYQELKIAMLAAYINMPWAYWKEEHIKSLIEKFPEGQVVIKINGQLAGVALSIIVDYDAYDDEHTYEQITGNYSFNTHNNDGDVLYGIEVFIKPQFRGLRLGRRLYDYRKELCEKLNLKSIVFGGRMPNYHEYADELTPKEYIAKVRRKEIQDPVLNFQISNDFHPAKVMKGYLEGDAESNDFAILMEWDNIYYQKPSKKAATKKTIIRLGLIQWQMRPYKDLDELLQQAEYFVDAVSGYRSDFALFPEFFNAPLMAKDNHLSTPDAIRELAKHTEAIVQKFSEFSISYNINIITGSMPEMIEGRLYNVGYLCRRDGSMERYEKLHVTPDEAKVWGMQGGHQLKAFDTDCGKIGILICYDSEFPELSRILADEGMDILFIPFLTDTQNGYSRVRNCAQARAIENECYVAIAGSVGNLPNVQNMDIQFAQSMVFTPCDFSFPTNGIKAEATPNTEMILIADVDIDLLRELNQFGAVRNLKDRRTDIFELRKR